The following proteins come from a genomic window of Peromyscus eremicus chromosome 23, PerEre_H2_v1, whole genome shotgun sequence:
- the Hmgb1 gene encoding high mobility group protein B1, which produces MGKGDPKKPRGKMSSYAFFVQTCREEHKKKHPDASVNFSEFSKKCSERWKTMSAKEKGKFEDMAKADKARYEREMKTYIPPKGETKKKFKDPNAPKRPPSAFFLFCSEYRPKIKGEHPGLSIGDVAKKLGEMWNNTAADDKQPYEKKAAKLKEKYEKDIAAYRAKGKPDAAKKGVVKAEKSKKKKEEEDEEEDEEDEEEEEEEEDEDEEEDDDDE; this is translated from the exons ATGGGCAAAGGAGATCCTAAGAAGCCGAGAGGCAAAATGTCCTCATACGCATTCTTTGTGCAAACTTGCCGGGAGGAACACAAGAAGAAGCACCCGGATGCCTCTGTCAACTTCTCAGAGTTCTCGAAGAAGTGCTCAGAAAGGTGGAAG ACCATGTCTgctaaagaaaaggggaaatttgaAGACATGGCAAAGGCTGACAAGGCTCGTtatgagagagaaatgaaaacctaCATCCCCCCCAAAGGGGAGACCAAAAAGAAGTTCAAGGACCCCAATGCACCCAAGAGGCCTCC TTCGGCCTTCTTCTTGTTCTGTTCTGAGTATCGCCCCAAAATCAAAGGAGAGCACCCCGGCTTGTCCATCGGGGACGTGGCGAAGAAGCTGGGGGAGATGTGGAACAACACCGCTGCGGACGACAAGCAGCCCTACGAGAAGAAGGCTGCCAAGCTGAAGGAGAAGTACGAGAAG GATATCGCTGCCTACAGAGCTAAAGGAAAACCTGATGCGGCGAAGAAGGGGGTCGTCAAGGCtgaaaagagcaagaaaaagaaggaagaggaagatgaggaggaggatgaagaggatgaagaagaggaggaagaagaggaagacgaagatgaagaagaagatgatgatgatgaataa